From Penaeus vannamei isolate JL-2024 chromosome 12, ASM4276789v1, whole genome shotgun sequence, the proteins below share one genomic window:
- the LOC113813359 gene encoding protein O-linked-mannose beta-1,2-N-acetylglucosaminyltransferase 1, with translation MPTSTTYVRKLIALTTILLTTPPGFLADIKLKVDSRVLVSVWSSFSGWGLEVDGCNNTQQQACYNLLLPPEDAHPHAPREGEGLTLTVLNQRNAAVVFHKVFPLGHYWAHYADLQWHLDRVAPGRILVLTVAVSGAMGLRQAALQLARLGSLFALHLTPMAHWTWVFVKGGRTISETVILQGLAQHQAHLILPLSDLPTPTTPSNQTLQQQRWHYCHLHAAMGGLCDEHTPDPLPPPPPPTLPRQSALAHVPVVVTAGARHQYLYHTLNALLTAPGAQRNNVLVVLGDAPQPTTQLLRLINVNFTKVPVHGEGNLKLFRYYRSVFQLVARTFPDAPAVIFLDEDVEVSPDFFSYMSQTLWLLREDPTLYCINGYGGSKELSEDETQVVRSDTQVSWGYAVSLDFVREALAAWQIKQEGSLYDYWLYSSVAKGRECAVPVRSRTRHYGVGMNTDAWIHEFFFLNNPTVQVPMVQLEQVARLQLPLWRQHLENSIRNATLLRGNPCGSGFIPTSTHPEILVFYVNMDMKIDGSPDIGDYFYVAHCVGTWGLSPHGLHEGVRTVQPSKHTTLHIVGVPYSSYSYLRPPTLLAWTMKNVSESEKMIIQDRFAAKSSMNIANEKLTTDDLLNFLTVTGHTSNE, from the exons AGTGCTCGTGTCGGTTTGGTCAAGCTTCAGCGGCTGGGGACTAGAGGTTGACGGCTGTAACAACACTCAACAACAGGCCTGCTAcaacctcctcctgccccccgaggacgctcatccacacgcccctagggagggggagggactcaCTCTAACTGTCCTCAACCAAAGGAATGCTGCTGTCGTCTTTCACAAG GTGTTCCCGCTCGGTCACTACTGGGCGCACTATGCTGACCTACAGTGGCACTTGGATCGCGTGGCACCCGGACGCATCCTCGTCCTCACGGTAGCCGTGTCTGGCGCCATGGGACTCCGCCAAGCAGCCCTCCAACTCGCTCGCCTCGGCTCCCTCTTCGCCTTGCACCTCACGCCCATGGCACACTGGACATGGGTCTTCGTCAAGGGCGGCCGCACCATTTCAGAGACGGTCATCCTTCAAGGACTAGCTCAACACCAGGCTCACCTTATTCTGCCTCTCTCCGATCTACCCACGCCCACTACTCCCTCCAATCAAACGCTGCAACAACAACGCTGGCACTACTGCCACCTGCACGCTGCCATGGGCGGACTTTGCGATGAGCACACTCCGGACCCgctgccgccgcccccgccgcctacCCTCCCGCGCCAATCCGCCCTCGCCCATGTGCCCGTCGTGGTCACAGCCGGGGCCCGGCACCAGTACCTCTACCACACCCTCAATGCCCTCCTCACTGCCCCAGGGGCACAACGTAACAACGTCCTCGTCGTGCTTGGGGACGCACCACAGCCTACCACGCAACTGCTACGTCTCATCAACGTCAACTTCACCAAAGTTCCTGTTCACGGGGAAGGCAACCTCAAGCTCTTCCGTTACTACCGTAGCGTCTTCCAACTGGTGGCTCGCACCTTCCCCGACGCCCCTGCAGTCATTTTCCTGGACGAGGACGTCGAGGTCTCCCCAGACTTCTTCTCCTACATGAGCCAGACTCTGTGGCTGCTCCGCGAGGACCCCACACTCTATTGCATCAACGGTTATGGAGGATCCAAAGAATTATCAGAAGATGAGACACAGGTTGTCCGTTCCGATACACAGGTTTCATGGGGTTATGCCGTTTCGCTTGACTTTGTGCGCGAAGCTTTGGCGGCCTGGCAAATCAAACAGGAAGGCTCTCTGTATGATTATTGGCTATACAGTAGTGTGGCCAAGGGCCGCGAGTGCGCAGTGCCTGTTCGCAGTCGCACGCGCCACTATGGCGTCGGCATGAATACTGACGCATGGATTCACgaattttttttcctgaataatCCAACTGTGCAGGTGCCTATGGTCCAGCTCGAACAAGTGGCCCGACTGCAACTGCCCCTCTGGCGCCAGCACCTTGAGAACAGCATCCGTAATGCCACGCTTTTGAGAGGCAATCCCTGTGGTTCCGGGTTTATTCCCACGAGTACACATCCCGAAATCTTGGTGTTTTACGTAAATATGGATATGAAAATCGACGGCTCTCCAGACATCGGTGATTACTTTTACGTGGCTCACTGCGTGGGCACGTGGGGCCTCTCACCACATGGATTACACGAGGGCGTGCGAACCGTGCAACCCTCCAAACACACTACTCTACACATTGTGGGCGTTCCTTACTCGTCTTATTCTTACCTCCGCCCACCAACCTTACTGGCATGGACAATGAAAAACGTAAGTGAATCAGAAAAGATGATCATTCAAGACAGATTTGCGGCTAAAAGCAGTATGAATATTGCCAATGAAAAATTAACAACAGATGACTTATTAAACTTTTTAACTGTCACAGGTCACACTAGTAATGAGTGA